From one Rhineura floridana isolate rRhiFlo1 chromosome 4, rRhiFlo1.hap2, whole genome shotgun sequence genomic stretch:
- the HNRNPU gene encoding heterogeneous nuclear ribonucleoprotein U has translation MSCSPVNVKKLKVSELKEELKKRRLSDKGLKADLMERLQAALDQEEAGGGGLASGEPGNGNVEEMGEAAPGSGGAQEEDLAAGVGGPDQAAACDDDEEAEFGASHGEEEEEEEEGMELGEENGEGVAAGEEEAAEDLEDDENGDDQGFQEGEDEEEDAAANTSSSGNANGHGAQQQHGAVAKEVPAKGAAASEASTSTPAPSAQSGAKQLAPTQQQKAAGPARPGGETKSEQKPGEKKRGVKRPREDHGRGYFEYIEENKYSRAKSPQPPVEEEDEHFDDTVVCLDTYNCDLHFKISRDRFSASSLTMESFAFLWAGGRASYGVSKGKVCFEMKVTEKIPVKHLYTKDIDIHEVRVGWSLNTSGMLLGEEEFSYGYSLKGIKTCNCEIEDFGEKFDENDVIGCFADFDGDEVELSYSKNGQELGVAFKISKDVLSGKQLFPHVLCHNCAVEFNFGQKDEPYFPIPEGYTFIQNVPLEDRVRGPKGPEHKKDCEVVMMIGLPGAGKTTWVTKHAAENPGKYNILGTNTIMDKMMVAGFKRQMADTGKLNTLLQRAPQCLGKFIEIAARKKRNFILDQTNVSAAAQRRKMCLFAGFQRKAVVVCPKDEDYKQRTQKKAEVEGKDLPEHAVLKMKGNFTLPEVSECFDEIIYVELQKEEAQKLLEQYKEESKKALPPEKKQNTGSKKSNKKSGKNQFNRGGQRGRGGFNMRGNFRGGVPGNRGGYNRRGGNIPQRGGGGGGGSGGAIGYPYPRGPVFPTRGGGGGGGYSNRGNYNRGGMPNRGNYNQNFRGRGNNRGYKNQSQGYNQWQQGQFWGQKPWSQHYHQGYY, from the exons ATGAGCTGCTCCCCGGTGAACGTGAAGAAGCTGAAGGTATCGGAGCTCAAGGAGGAGCTGAAGAAGCGGCGCCTCTCCGACAAGGGCCTCAAGGCCGATCTCATGGAGCGGCTCCAGGCCGCGCTCGACCAGGAGGAGGCCGGCGGGGGAGGCCTGGCCAGCGGCGAGCCCGGCAACGGCAACGTGGAGGAGATGGGCGAGGCCGCtcctggcagcggaggcgcccAGGAAGAGGATCTGGCTGCGGGAGTTGGAGGCCCCGACCAGGCCGCGGCCTGCGACGACGATGAGGAGGCCGAGTTCGGCGCCAGCCacggggaagaggaggaggaggaggaagagggcatgGAGCTGGGCGAGGAGAACGGTGAGGGGGTGGCGGCCGGCGAGGAGGAGGCGGCCGAAGATCTGGAGGACGACGAGAATGGCGACGACCAAGGTTTCCAGGAAGGAGAGGACGAAGAGGAAGACGCCGCTGCTAACACCAGCAGCAGCGGGAACGCCAACGGCCATGGCGCCCAGCAGCAGCACGGTGCCGTGGCGAAAGAAGTGCCCGCGAAAGGTGCTGCCGCCTCGGAGGCCTCAACCTCGACGCCTGCACCTTCGGCCCAGAGCGGCGCGAAACAACTCGCGcccacccagcagcaaaaggccGCCGGGCCTGCTCGCCCTGGGG GAGAAACTAAATCTGAGCAAAAACCTGGTGAGAAAAAAAGGGGAGTGAAGCGGCCACGGGAAGACCATGGGCGAGGGTATTTTGAGTACATTGAAGAAAACAAATATAGCAG GGCAAAATCTCCTCAACCACCTGTTGAAGAGGAAGATGAACATTTTGATGACACAGTGGTTTGTCTTGATACTT ATAACTGTGATCTACACTTTAAAATTTCAAGAGACCGTTTTAGTGCTTCCTCATTGACTATGGAAAGCTTTGCCTTTCTTTGGGCTGGAGGGAGAGCATCCTATGGAGTTTCTAAAGGAAAAGTCTGTTTTGAGATGAAG GTAACTGAAAAGATCCCTGTCAAGCATCTGTATACAAAAGACATTGACATACACGAAGTGAGAGTTGGCTGGTCACTGAATACAAGTGGGATGTTGTTGG GTGAGGAAGAATTTTCTTATGGATACTCTTTAAAAGGAATAAAGACATGCAATTGTGAGATCGAAGACTTTGGTGAGAAATTTGATGAAAATGATGTTATCGGATGTTTTGCT GATTTTGATGGTGATGAAGTGGAACTCTCTTACTCAAAGAATGGACAGGAACTTGGAGTTGCTTTCAAAATCAGCAAGGACGTTCTTTCCGGAAAGCAGCTTTTCCCCCATGTTCTCTGCCATAACTGTGCTGTTGAATTTAACTTTGGCCAGAAGGATGAGCCCTACTTTCCCATACCAGAGGGGTACACCTTCATCCAGAATGTTCCCCTGGAAGATAGAGTTAGAGGACCTAAGGGACCAGAGCACAAGAAAGACTGTGAA GTGGTAATGATGATTGGGTTGCCTGGTGCTGGGAAGACTACATGGGTTACCAAACATGcagcagagaatcctgggaagtacaaTATCCTTGGAACCAATACTATCatggacaaaatgatg GTTGCAGGCTTTAAGCGACAGATGGCTGATACTGGAAAACTTAATACACTGTTACAGAGAGCACCACAGTGTCTTGGCAAGTTTATTGAGATTGCTGCTCGTAAGAAGAGGAACTTTATTCTGGATCAG ACAAATGTGTCTGCAGCTGCGCAGAGGAGAAAAATGtgcctgtttgcaggcttccagCGCAAAGCAGTTGTTGTTTGCCCAAAAGATGAAGACTACAAGCAAAGAACACAAAAGAAGGCAGAGGTGGAGGGAAAAGATCTTCCAGAGCATGCAGTGCTCAAAATGAAAG GAAATTTTACTCTGCCAGAGGTATCAGAATGTTTTGATGAAATAATCTACGTAGAGTTGCAAAAAGAAGAAGCCCAGAAGCTCCTGGAGCAGTACAAAGAAGAAAGCAAGAAGGCGCTTCCTCCAGAAAAAAAGCAGAACACTGGCTCAAAGAAAAGTAATAAAAAGAGTGGTAAAAACCAGTTTAACAGAGGTGGACAGAGAGGACGTGGTGGATTTAACATGCGTGGCAACTTCAGAGGAGGAG TCCCTGGAAATCGTGGTGGATACAACAGGAGAGGTGGTAATATTCCCCAACgtggaggtggaggaggtggtggcagtggtggagcAATAGGCTATCCATACCCTCGTGGCCCTGTCTTTCCAACCAgaggtggtggcggtggcggtggTTATTCAAACAGAGGAAACTATAACAGAGGTGGAATGCCCAACAGAGGGAACTATAACCAG AACTTCCGAGGAAGGGGAAACAATCGTGGCTACAAAAATCAATCTCAGGGCTACAACCAATGGCAGCAGGGT CAATTCTGGGGTCAGAAGCCATGGAGTCAGCATTATCACCAAGGATACTATTGA